One Streptomyces sp. NBC_00223 genomic window carries:
- a CDS encoding HelD family protein: protein MPSHVPHQQAPHEEDPQHPPRPHDPQAAQNPHDPLQRERAHLASSRAALRAMRHDVESLDISDVTGNWVNAKILAAEIDVRIKALADLADTPLFFGRLDYLHTPGSELVEDPSPDAAQSGPGDGKHRDSESFYIGRRHVHDADGDPMVIDWRAPVSQPFYRASRTEPMDVGLRRRFGYTGGELTAYEDEHLSDPAESAGSSRLLQAEIERPRVGPMRDIVATIQPEQDEIVRAGVGGTVCVQGAPGTGKTAVGLHRVAYLLYAHRERLARTGTLVIGPNASFLRYIEQVLPALGELQVKQATVDDLVAHVEVRGADHADTARIKGDARMAEVLRRAVRSGIRMPTEPVMVVRGSRRWRVPAYELEELVREMAARDIRYGAARDALPQRIAHAVLVQMERSGEAPDDRVQDAVARNPAVKAAVKECWPPVDPAKLVLRLLSDPEFLAESADGLLSAEEQRTILWTAPARSLRSVRWSAADAVLIDEAYDLVQRTASLGHVVLDEAQDLSPMQYRAAGRRCSTGSATILGDLAQGTTPWATSSWAEALTHLGKPDSRIEELTRGFRVPLEVIAYASRLLPTIAPGLAPATSVRESAGALSVTEVAREELDAAVVAGCRDALAYEGSIGLIAADDRIPALDAALTAAGLPYLRPGEETSATARLTLVPASLAKGLEYDYVVLDDPAAIVAGEPDPRTGLRRLYVALTRAVSGLAVLHAEPLPEALAG from the coding sequence GTGCCCTCGCACGTCCCGCACCAGCAGGCCCCCCACGAAGAGGACCCGCAGCACCCGCCACGCCCGCACGACCCGCAAGCCGCGCAGAACCCGCACGACCCGCTCCAGCGCGAACGCGCCCACCTCGCCTCCTCCCGCGCCGCCCTGCGCGCCATGCGCCACGACGTCGAATCGCTCGACATCTCCGACGTCACCGGCAACTGGGTCAACGCCAAGATCCTCGCCGCCGAGATCGACGTCCGGATCAAGGCCCTCGCCGACCTCGCCGACACCCCGCTCTTCTTCGGCCGCCTCGACTACCTGCACACCCCTGGCAGCGAACTCGTCGAGGACCCCTCACCGGACGCGGCGCAAAGCGGCCCGGGCGACGGCAAGCACCGCGACAGCGAGAGCTTCTACATCGGCCGCAGGCACGTCCACGACGCCGACGGCGACCCCATGGTCATCGACTGGCGCGCCCCCGTCTCGCAGCCTTTCTACCGAGCCTCGCGCACCGAGCCGATGGACGTCGGGCTGCGCCGCCGATTCGGTTACACCGGCGGCGAGTTGACCGCGTACGAGGACGAGCACCTGTCCGACCCGGCCGAGTCCGCGGGTTCGAGCCGGCTGCTCCAGGCCGAGATCGAACGCCCCCGCGTCGGCCCGATGCGCGACATCGTCGCCACCATCCAGCCCGAGCAGGACGAGATCGTCCGCGCGGGCGTCGGCGGCACGGTCTGCGTCCAGGGCGCGCCCGGCACCGGGAAGACCGCCGTCGGCCTGCACCGGGTCGCGTATCTGCTGTACGCGCACCGCGAGCGGCTGGCCCGCACCGGCACCCTGGTGATCGGCCCGAACGCGTCCTTCCTGCGCTACATCGAGCAAGTGCTGCCCGCGCTCGGCGAGTTGCAGGTCAAGCAGGCCACCGTGGACGACCTGGTCGCCCATGTCGAGGTCCGCGGCGCCGACCACGCGGACACGGCTCGTATCAAAGGCGACGCGCGGATGGCCGAGGTGCTGCGCAGGGCCGTACGGTCCGGCATCCGGATGCCCACCGAGCCGGTCATGGTGGTGCGCGGCTCCCGGCGCTGGCGGGTCCCCGCGTACGAACTGGAGGAGCTGGTACGGGAGATGGCCGCGCGCGACATCCGTTACGGCGCCGCGCGCGACGCCCTTCCGCAGCGGATCGCGCACGCCGTGCTCGTCCAGATGGAACGCTCCGGAGAGGCGCCCGACGACCGTGTCCAGGACGCGGTGGCCCGTAACCCCGCGGTGAAGGCGGCCGTCAAGGAGTGCTGGCCGCCGGTCGACCCGGCGAAGCTCGTGCTGCGGCTGCTGTCCGACCCGGAGTTCCTGGCCGAGTCGGCGGACGGGCTGCTGTCGGCGGAGGAGCAGCGGACGATCCTGTGGACCGCGCCGGCCCGCTCGCTGCGCTCGGTGCGGTGGTCGGCGGCGGACGCGGTGCTGATCGACGAGGCGTACGACCTGGTGCAGCGCACGGCCTCGCTCGGGCATGTCGTCCTGGACGAGGCGCAGGACCTGTCGCCGATGCAGTACCGGGCGGCGGGGCGCCGCTGTTCGACGGGTTCGGCGACGATCCTGGGCGATCTCGCGCAGGGTACGACGCCTTGGGCGACGTCCTCCTGGGCCGAGGCGCTGACCCACCTGGGCAAGCCGGACTCCCGGATCGAGGAGCTGACCAGGGGTTTTCGCGTCCCCCTGGAGGTCATCGCCTACGCCTCGCGCCTCTTGCCGACGATCGCCCCCGGGCTCGCCCCGGCCACGTCCGTACGCGAGTCCGCGGGCGCGCTGTCCGTCACGGAGGTGGCCCGCGAGGAGCTTGACGCGGCGGTGGTCGCGGGCTGCCGGGACGCGCTGGCGTACGAGGGGTCGATCGGGCTGATCGCGGCCGACGACCGTATCCCGGCGCTGGACGCGGCCCTCACGGCGGCCGGACTGCCGTACCTGCGCCCGGGCGAGGAGACCTCGGCGACGGCCCGGCTCACCCTCGTCCCGGCCTCGCTCGCGAAGGGCCTCGAATACGACTACGTGGTGCTGGACGACCCGGCGGCGATCGTCGCGGGCGAACCGGACCCGCGTACGGGCCTTCGCCGCCTGTACGTCGCCCTGACCCGCGCGGTGTCCGGCCTGGCGGTGCTGCACGCGGAGCCGTTGCCGGAGGCGCTGGCGGGGTAG
- a CDS encoding copper homeostasis protein CutC, whose translation MSRPIFEVIALGADDAVAAQDGGADRLELVTNMDADGLTPTRATFGAIRDAVEIPLRVMLRLSDGFSAGDARELDALCEAAQGLRAEGAEEFVLGFLDPRGRADLDAVYALVDVLDGCRWTFHRAMDRAADRDALRLQLDGLPGLDTYLTAGSAQGVEAGLSVLCAEAAREGEPGYGPRLLVGGGLLLDHVPVLRAAGLDAFHVGGAVRAGGWAGPVDVHAVRTWREVLDAPVAVAN comes from the coding sequence ATGTCTAGACCAATCTTCGAGGTGATCGCCCTCGGCGCGGATGACGCCGTTGCGGCCCAGGACGGTGGCGCCGACCGCCTCGAACTGGTCACCAATATGGACGCGGACGGGCTCACTCCGACGCGGGCCACCTTCGGGGCGATCCGGGACGCCGTCGAGATCCCGCTGCGGGTCATGCTGCGGCTGTCCGACGGCTTCAGCGCGGGTGACGCCCGCGAGCTCGACGCGCTGTGCGAGGCCGCGCAAGGACTGCGGGCGGAAGGCGCCGAGGAGTTCGTGCTCGGCTTCCTCGATCCGCGGGGGCGGGCCGACCTGGACGCGGTGTACGCGCTGGTGGACGTGCTCGACGGCTGCCGGTGGACCTTCCACCGCGCGATGGACCGTGCCGCCGACCGGGACGCGCTGCGGCTCCAGCTCGACGGGCTGCCCGGCCTCGACACGTATCTCACCGCGGGCTCGGCGCAAGGCGTCGAGGCGGGGCTCTCCGTGCTGTGCGCCGAGGCCGCGCGCGAGGGCGAACCGGGTTACGGGCCGCGGCTGCTGGTCGGCGGCGGGCTGCTGCTCGACCACGTACCGGTGCTGCGCGCGGCCGGGCTCGACGCCTTCCACGTCGGCGGCGCGGTACGGGCCGGGGGCTGGGCCGGACCGGTCGACGTCCACGCGGTCCGCACGTGGCGCGAGGTCCTGGACGCGCCGGTGGCCGTAGCGAACTGA
- a CDS encoding DUF805 domain-containing protein, whose translation MRWYIEAFKKYAVFNGRARRKEFWMFALVEIVAIAALRIVETTAGTSIPYVVYGVATFMPAVAVAVRRLHGVGKSGWSLLLGFIPVVGGIIVLVFLCTEGERGQNQHGLDPKLTERFPYAPLPQG comes from the coding sequence ATGCGGTGGTACATCGAGGCGTTCAAGAAGTACGCCGTCTTCAACGGGCGAGCCCGGCGCAAGGAGTTCTGGATGTTCGCCTTGGTCGAGATCGTCGCCATCGCGGCGCTGCGCATTGTCGAAACCACGGCGGGCACCTCGATCCCGTACGTGGTCTACGGCGTCGCGACCTTCATGCCGGCCGTGGCCGTCGCCGTACGGCGCCTGCACGGCGTCGGTAAGTCCGGGTGGTCCTTGCTGCTCGGCTTCATTCCGGTGGTCGGCGGCATCATCGTGCTGGTCTTCCTGTGCACCGAGGGCGAGAGAGGTCAGAACCAGCACGGGCTTGACCCCAAGCTGACAGAAAGATTTCCGTACGCGCCGCTGCCCCAGGGCTGA
- a CDS encoding TetR/AcrR family transcriptional regulator, with product MTNEPEHPAAGHGTNVDASGTADPAPASAGKKRKPAGAAVMRADVTEAILRAAALELAEHGYGGLTLDAVARRAKVSRPALYRRWPSKHALTEALIAGVKDNLTDDRTDSLRGDVSAFLTAVDAGLRHPLVSRIVPDLLVEAHRSTELAQTLYELRDTRRARATAIMDRAIARGELSSDTDREMAVDLLIAPLYWRLAMVRTPTDPGYLDRLTTVVLAAIAAARPAPDTPGQGSAESSP from the coding sequence GTGACGAACGAACCCGAACACCCCGCCGCGGGGCACGGCACGAACGTCGACGCAAGCGGCACGGCGGACCCGGCACCGGCATCGGCCGGGAAAAAGCGCAAACCGGCCGGCGCGGCGGTGATGCGCGCGGACGTGACGGAGGCGATCCTGCGGGCCGCCGCCCTGGAACTGGCCGAACACGGTTACGGCGGGCTGACCCTGGACGCGGTCGCCCGTCGGGCCAAGGTGAGCAGGCCCGCCCTCTACCGGCGCTGGCCCTCCAAGCACGCGCTGACCGAGGCACTCATCGCCGGCGTCAAGGACAACCTCACCGACGACCGCACCGACTCGCTCCGCGGTGACGTCAGCGCCTTCCTGACCGCGGTCGATGCCGGCCTCCGGCACCCGCTGGTGTCACGTATCGTCCCCGACCTGCTGGTGGAGGCCCATCGCAGCACCGAACTGGCCCAAACCCTCTACGAGTTGCGGGACACCCGCCGGGCACGGGCCACCGCGATAATGGACCGCGCGATCGCGCGCGGCGAGCTGAGCTCGGACACCGACCGCGAGATGGCCGTGGACCTGCTCATCGCCCCCCTCTACTGGCGGCTGGCCATGGTCCGCACTCCGACCGACCCCGGCTATCTCGACCGCCTCACCACCGTCGTCCTCGCCGCGATAGCAGCGGCCCGCCCGGCCCCGGACACGCCCGGCCAGGGGAGTGCGGAATCCTCGCCGTGA
- a CDS encoding NUDIX domain-containing protein: MHSDTTGHEPGTARGAVAIITDRRGEVLMHLRDDRPDIAWPAHWSLLGGGADGEETPTEAIVRELDEEAGLSADELEELFVVRDVHGSGQLITFFAAAWDGDETTLPLAEGVKLQFFTLEHLSLLTIPPFIRDGIHRHLAARPS; the protein is encoded by the coding sequence ATGCATTCCGACACCACCGGCCACGAGCCGGGCACCGCCCGCGGGGCCGTCGCGATCATCACCGACCGCCGCGGCGAAGTCCTGATGCACCTGCGCGACGACCGCCCGGACATCGCCTGGCCCGCCCACTGGAGTCTCCTCGGAGGCGGGGCGGACGGCGAGGAGACCCCGACCGAGGCGATCGTCCGCGAGCTCGACGAGGAAGCGGGACTTTCGGCGGATGAGCTGGAGGAGCTCTTCGTCGTACGCGATGTCCACGGCTCCGGGCAACTGATCACCTTCTTCGCTGCCGCCTGGGACGGCGACGAGACGACGCTGCCTCTCGCGGAGGGCGTCAAGCTCCAGTTCTTCACCCTCGAACACCTGTCCCTCCTCACGATTCCGCCGTTCATCCGGGACGGCATCCACCGTCATCTGGCCGCCCGGCCCTCCTGA
- a CDS encoding DUF805 domain-containing protein, translating into MQWYIDVLKKYAVFSGRARRKEYWMFFLFNIIAVVVLAIVGAVADTMIPYFIYVVAVIVPSLAVTMRRLHDTGKSGWFILLGFIPLVGGIIVLVFVCTEGDRGQNKYGPDPKLGDVPPYAPLPQY; encoded by the coding sequence GTGCAGTGGTACATCGACGTGCTCAAGAAGTATGCCGTCTTCAGTGGGAGAGCGCGGCGCAAGGAGTACTGGATGTTCTTCTTGTTCAACATCATCGCTGTTGTGGTGCTGGCCATTGTCGGGGCTGTCGCTGACACCATGATCCCGTACTTCATCTACGTGGTCGCGGTCATTGTGCCGTCCTTGGCCGTGACTATGCGGCGTCTGCACGACACGGGCAAGTCCGGATGGTTCATTCTGCTCGGCTTCATTCCGCTGGTCGGCGGCATCATCGTCCTGGTCTTCGTGTGCACCGAGGGTGACAGGGGTCAGAACAAGTACGGGCCGGACCCCAAGCTGGGAGACGTCCCCCCGTACGCGCCGCTGCCCCAGTACTGA
- a CDS encoding TMEM175 family protein, which produces MIDRSVDEKNLHRLSALSDGIFAIAMTLLVLDIRVTPDLDPAGFRQMLHDLLPKIASYALSFTILAGFWRDHRRILRLAQWMDTVTVWLTLAGLGVIALLPFPTTMLSEYASQPLAVVVYACTVIVIDVLQLAVFFSIRRHPEMARPVPPHFNRNFVMDLGSTILVFGVTVPIAFFSPTAALWTWLALVPLKFVLGRHERSRAGQDAEQDTR; this is translated from the coding sequence GTGATCGACCGCAGCGTGGACGAGAAGAACCTGCACCGGCTGAGCGCCCTGTCCGACGGCATCTTCGCCATCGCGATGACCCTGCTCGTGCTGGACATCCGTGTGACCCCCGACCTGGACCCGGCCGGCTTCCGGCAGATGCTGCACGACCTGCTGCCCAAGATCGCGTCCTATGCGCTCAGTTTCACGATCCTCGCCGGATTCTGGCGCGACCACCGCCGTATCCTCCGGCTGGCGCAGTGGATGGACACGGTGACCGTATGGCTCACCCTCGCCGGGCTGGGCGTCATCGCGCTGTTGCCCTTCCCCACCACGATGCTGTCCGAGTACGCCTCGCAGCCCCTGGCCGTCGTCGTCTACGCGTGCACGGTCATCGTCATCGACGTACTCCAACTGGCGGTGTTCTTCTCGATCCGGCGCCACCCGGAGATGGCCCGCCCGGTCCCGCCGCACTTCAACCGGAATTTCGTCATGGACCTGGGCTCGACGATCCTCGTCTTCGGCGTCACCGTGCCGATCGCCTTCTTCTCCCCCACCGCCGCGCTCTGGACCTGGCTGGCGCTGGTCCCCCTCAAGTTCGTCCTCGGCAGACACGAACGCTCCCGCGCCGGCCAGGACGCCGAGCAGGACACGCGCTGA
- a CDS encoding FAD-dependent oxidoreductase has product MTTPVTIVGAGLGGLTLARVLRVHGIPATVYEADPSAGARTQGGQLDIHEDDGQRALAEAGLTDEFRAIIHEGAEAMRLLDPNGVVLLDVPDGTTAARPEVLRGDLRRILLDSLPDGTVQWGRKVTGVRPLGDGRHEVAFADGSAVTSALLVGADGAWSKVRPLLSDARPEYIGTTFIETYLYDVDERHRATAEAVGKGAMAALTPGKGIVAHREAGGVLHTYVELNRSAEWIAAIDFADAAAASARIAAEFDGWAPHLVALITDGEVAPVARMIHTLPDGHRWARIPGVTLLGDAAHLMPPSGDGANLAMFDGAELGKAIAAQPDDVEAALAAYEEALFSRTEGFYADAREMLDLCLGARAPFGFVDFLTGGSQG; this is encoded by the coding sequence ATGACCACGCCCGTCACGATCGTCGGCGCGGGCCTGGGCGGCCTCACCCTCGCGCGCGTCCTCCGCGTCCACGGCATCCCCGCGACGGTCTACGAGGCCGACCCCTCGGCCGGGGCCCGTACGCAGGGCGGCCAGCTCGACATCCACGAGGACGACGGGCAGCGCGCGCTCGCGGAGGCCGGCCTCACCGACGAGTTCCGCGCGATCATTCATGAGGGCGCCGAGGCGATGCGCCTGCTCGACCCGAACGGCGTGGTGCTGCTCGACGTCCCCGACGGCACCACGGCGGCGCGTCCCGAGGTGCTCCGCGGCGACCTGCGCCGGATTCTGCTCGACTCCCTGCCCGACGGGACGGTCCAGTGGGGGCGCAAGGTCACCGGGGTCCGGCCCCTCGGCGACGGCCGGCACGAGGTGGCCTTCGCCGACGGCTCGGCCGTGACCAGCGCTCTCCTCGTCGGCGCCGACGGCGCCTGGTCGAAGGTCAGGCCGCTGCTCTCGGACGCCCGGCCCGAATACATCGGCACGACGTTCATCGAGACGTACCTGTACGACGTCGACGAGCGGCACCGCGCGACAGCCGAGGCGGTCGGCAAGGGCGCCATGGCCGCGCTCACTCCGGGCAAGGGGATCGTCGCGCACCGAGAGGCGGGTGGCGTCCTCCACACCTATGTCGAGCTGAACCGTTCCGCCGAGTGGATCGCCGCCATCGACTTCGCCGACGCCGCCGCGGCGAGCGCCCGGATCGCGGCCGAGTTCGACGGGTGGGCGCCGCACCTCGTCGCGCTGATCACCGATGGCGAGGTCGCTCCTGTCGCGCGCATGATCCACACCCTTCCGGACGGACACCGGTGGGCCCGTATACCCGGGGTGACGCTCCTCGGTGACGCCGCGCACCTGATGCCGCCGTCCGGCGACGGGGCGAACCTGGCGATGTTCGACGGCGCGGAGCTGGGCAAGGCGATTGCCGCGCAGCCTGACGACGTCGAGGCGGCACTCGCCGCGTACGAGGAGGCGCTGTTCTCGCGCACCGAGGGCTTTTACGCGGACGCGCGCGAAATGCTGGACCTCTGCCTGGGGGCGCGGGCGCCGTTCGGGTTCGTCGATTTCTTGACGGGGGGTTCGCAGGGGTAG
- the gdhA gene encoding NADP-specific glutamate dehydrogenase — protein sequence MPATPQTTALTEAGHRVIEPLYAEVLRRNQGEKEFHQAVREVLETLGPVLTRRPEFVDARIIERVCEPERQLIFRVPWSDDSGDIHVNRGFRVEFSSSLGPYKGGLRFHPSVNLGIVKFLGFEQIFKNALTGMPIGGGKGGSDFDPKGRSDAEIMRFCQSFMTELHRHLGEYTDVPAGDIGVGGREIGYLFGQYKRITNRFESGVLTGKGLGWGGAQARTEATGYGCVLFTAEMLRSRGESLEGQRVVVSGSGNVAIYAIEKAQQLGATVVTCSDSDGYVVDDKGIDVALLKEVKEAGRGRVSDYAERRGSHVRFVSGTGVWNVPCDVALPCATQNELEEPDALALVRNGVKAVAEGANMPTTPEAVRVFQEAGVAFAPGKAANAGGVATSALEMQQNASRDSWTFAHTEERLAEIMRHIHDSCFTTAEHYGSPGNYVVGANIAGFELVADAMLAQGLI from the coding sequence ATGCCGGCCACCCCCCAGACCACGGCTCTCACTGAAGCCGGGCACCGCGTCATCGAGCCGCTGTACGCGGAGGTCCTCCGCCGCAACCAGGGCGAGAAGGAGTTCCACCAGGCGGTACGGGAAGTCCTCGAAACCCTCGGCCCGGTGCTGACCCGGCGCCCCGAGTTCGTGGACGCCCGGATCATCGAGCGCGTCTGCGAGCCCGAGCGTCAGCTGATCTTCCGGGTCCCGTGGTCGGACGACTCCGGCGACATCCACGTCAACCGCGGTTTCCGGGTCGAGTTCAGCAGCTCGCTGGGCCCGTACAAGGGCGGTCTGCGCTTCCACCCGTCGGTCAACCTCGGCATCGTGAAGTTCCTCGGCTTCGAGCAGATCTTCAAGAACGCGCTCACCGGTATGCCCATCGGCGGCGGCAAGGGCGGCAGCGACTTCGACCCCAAGGGCCGCTCCGACGCGGAGATCATGCGCTTCTGTCAGTCCTTCATGACGGAACTCCACCGCCACCTGGGCGAGTACACCGACGTACCGGCCGGCGACATCGGCGTCGGTGGCCGGGAGATCGGCTACCTCTTCGGCCAGTACAAGCGGATCACCAACCGCTTCGAGTCCGGCGTCCTGACCGGCAAGGGCCTCGGCTGGGGCGGCGCCCAGGCGCGTACCGAGGCGACCGGCTACGGCTGTGTGCTCTTCACCGCCGAGATGCTGCGCAGCCGCGGCGAGAGCCTTGAGGGCCAGCGGGTCGTCGTCTCCGGCTCCGGCAACGTCGCCATCTACGCGATCGAGAAGGCCCAGCAGCTCGGCGCGACCGTGGTGACCTGCTCGGACTCCGACGGCTACGTCGTCGACGACAAGGGCATCGACGTCGCCCTCCTCAAGGAGGTCAAGGAGGCCGGGCGCGGCCGCGTCTCGGACTACGCGGAGCGGCGCGGCTCGCACGTCCGCTTCGTCTCCGGCACCGGTGTGTGGAACGTGCCGTGTGACGTCGCTCTCCCCTGCGCCACGCAGAACGAGCTGGAGGAGCCCGACGCGCTCGCCCTGGTGCGCAACGGCGTCAAGGCGGTCGCCGAGGGCGCGAACATGCCCACCACCCCGGAGGCCGTCCGCGTCTTCCAGGAGGCCGGTGTCGCCTTCGCGCCCGGCAAGGCCGCGAACGCGGGCGGTGTGGCGACCAGCGCCCTGGAGATGCAGCAGAACGCGTCCCGCGACTCCTGGACCTTCGCCCACACGGAGGAGCGGCTCGCGGAGATCATGCGGCACATCCACGACTCGTGCTTCACGACGGCGGAGCACTACGGCAGCCCCGGCAACTACGTGGTCGGCGCGAACATCGCCGGCTTCGAGCTGGTCGCCGACGCGATGCTGGCGCAGGGCCTGATCTGA
- a CDS encoding HD domain-containing protein, whose protein sequence is MIRMPMSNAAAHPRYDALLAHWCELVRRCQEEPHTAPDPAPYGQDLLDRWAEPQRRYHSLDHIVAVLRRTTELTAYAVDPDAVALAAWFHDAVYRPDRSENEERSAQLAERALPEAGIGADRTAEVARLVRLTVSHDPDDGDRNGTVLCDADLAVLAGSPTDYAEYAAAVRKEYGFVPDEDFRAGRAAILRQLLALPRLFRTPYGHDEWEAVARRNMATELDLLEA, encoded by the coding sequence ATGATCCGCATGCCCATGTCGAACGCCGCCGCGCATCCCCGCTACGACGCTCTGCTCGCCCATTGGTGCGAACTGGTCCGCCGCTGCCAGGAGGAGCCGCACACCGCGCCCGACCCCGCCCCCTACGGGCAGGACCTGCTGGACCGCTGGGCCGAACCCCAGCGCCGCTACCACAGCCTGGACCACATCGTAGCGGTACTGCGCAGAACTACTGAGCTGACTGCGTACGCCGTCGACCCCGACGCCGTCGCGCTCGCGGCCTGGTTCCACGACGCCGTCTACCGCCCCGACCGCAGCGAGAACGAGGAGCGCAGCGCCCAACTCGCCGAACGCGCCCTGCCCGAGGCCGGCATCGGCGCCGACCGTACGGCCGAGGTCGCCCGCCTCGTACGCCTCACCGTCAGCCACGACCCCGATGACGGCGACCGCAACGGCACCGTCCTGTGCGACGCCGACCTGGCCGTACTCGCCGGAAGCCCCACGGACTACGCCGAATACGCGGCGGCCGTCCGCAAGGAGTACGGCTTCGTCCCCGACGAGGACTTCCGCGCCGGGCGGGCCGCGATCCTGCGTCAACTTCTGGCACTCCCCCGCCTGTTCCGCACCCCGTACGGCCACGACGAGTGGGAGGCGGTCGCCCGCCGCAACATGGCCACGGAGCTGGACCTGCTGGAGGCCTAG
- a CDS encoding DUF805 domain-containing protein: MRWYIEAFKKYAVFNGRACRKEYWMFSLFDLIAIVALVIVGLVIHTLIPCYVYTIATTVPTFAVTVRRLHDTSRSAWFALLGFIPMIGGIIILILACIKGDRGQNKYGPDPKQGDNSLYAPLPQY, encoded by the coding sequence ATGCGGTGGTACATCGAGGCGTTCAAGAAGTACGCCGTCTTCAACGGGCGAGCTTGCCGCAAGGAGTACTGGATGTTCTCCTTGTTCGACCTGATCGCTATTGTGGCGCTGGTCATTGTCGGACTTGTGATTCACACCTTGATTCCGTGCTACGTCTACACCATCGCAACCACCGTGCCGACCTTCGCCGTGACCGTGCGGCGTCTGCACGACACGAGTAGGTCCGCATGGTTCGCGCTGCTCGGCTTCATTCCGATGATCGGCGGCATCATCATCCTGATCCTCGCGTGTATCAAGGGCGACAGGGGTCAGAACAAGTACGGGCCGGACCCCAAGCAGGGAGACAACTCCCTGTACGCGCCGCTGCCCCAGTACTGA
- a CDS encoding TetR/AcrR family transcriptional regulator encodes MATRAQTGAQRTERRTDALSKERIVEAAIEILDTGGESALTFRALAARLATGSGAIYWHVANKDDLLAAATNDVIARVVTDGAGDAEPREAIRAITLGVFDAIDAHLWVGTQLSRAPWLAAMPQIFEGIGSRLQALGVPERVQLDAASALVSYTLGVAGQNAANARLHAHGTDRVAFLDAAAARWKQLDPARYPFVHQVAAQLPAHDDREQFLAGIDLILAGIETVR; translated from the coding sequence ATGGCGACGAGGGCACAGACCGGGGCACAGCGGACCGAGCGGCGTACGGACGCGCTCTCGAAGGAGCGCATTGTCGAGGCCGCGATCGAGATCCTCGACACCGGCGGCGAGAGCGCCCTGACCTTCCGCGCGCTCGCGGCGCGCCTGGCGACAGGGAGCGGGGCGATCTACTGGCACGTCGCCAACAAGGACGACCTGCTCGCGGCGGCCACCAACGACGTCATCGCCCGCGTCGTCACGGACGGAGCCGGTGACGCGGAACCGCGGGAAGCGATCCGGGCCATCACCCTGGGCGTCTTCGACGCGATCGACGCCCACCTCTGGGTGGGCACCCAGCTCTCCCGAGCGCCGTGGCTGGCCGCGATGCCGCAGATCTTCGAAGGCATCGGCAGCCGGCTCCAGGCGCTCGGCGTTCCCGAACGGGTGCAGCTCGACGCCGCGTCCGCACTCGTGAGCTACACCCTCGGCGTCGCCGGTCAGAACGCCGCGAACGCCCGCCTGCACGCGCACGGGACCGATCGCGTGGCTTTCCTCGACGCGGCCGCCGCGCGGTGGAAACAGCTCGATCCCGCGCGGTACCCGTTCGTGCACCAGGTGGCGGCACAGCTGCCCGCGCACGACGACCGCGAGCAGTTCCTCGCCGGGATCGACCTCATCCTGGCCGGCATCGAAACCGTCCGTTAG